The following are from one region of the Corallincola holothuriorum genome:
- the thiC gene encoding phosphomethylpyrimidine synthase ThiC, whose translation MTQTTTVSESNPRRDARAAAQAFFANLADLSFPNSHKVFVQGELPGVKVGMREISLSPTLVGGTKAQPEFEDNAPIRVYDTSGYYTEADASIDLQRGLPRLRQQWIEARNDTEALAGASSLFAQQRLADEGLDHIRFEHLPKPKRALAGRCVTQMHYARSGVITPEMEYIALRENMGRAEVAAELAVQHPGEAFGANLPKQITAEFVRNEVAEGRAIIPANINHPESEPMIIGRNFLVKVNANIGNSAVTSSIEEEVEKLVWSTRWGADTVMDLSTGRYIHETREWIIRNSPVPIGTVPIYQALEKVKGVAEDLTWDVFRDTLIEQCEQGVDYFTIHAGVLLAYVPMTAKRMTGIVSRGGSIMAKWCLSHHQENFLYSHFRDICEICAAYDVSLSLGDGLRPGSVADANDQAQFSELYTLGELTKIAWEYDVQVMIEGPGHVPMQLIKENMDKQLSACHEAPFYTLGPLTTDIAPGYDHITSGIGAAQIGWYGCAMLCYVTPKEHLGLPNKADVKEGLITYKIAAHAADLAKGHPGAQVRDNALSKARFEFRWEDQFNLSLDPDTARAYHDETIPQQSGKLAHFCSMCGPKFCSMKISQEVREFAAKQEQISIKLLDETITVAVDSVEGAEQGMAKMSETFRQQGSELYKAPTDVAAAEGEKVSE comes from the coding sequence ATGACACAAACCACGACTGTTTCAGAAAGCAATCCACGGCGCGACGCCCGTGCCGCCGCGCAAGCATTTTTTGCCAATTTGGCAGATCTCTCTTTTCCTAATTCGCATAAAGTTTTTGTGCAGGGTGAATTACCTGGCGTGAAAGTGGGGATGCGTGAAATTTCGTTGTCGCCAACCTTAGTTGGCGGCACAAAAGCGCAGCCTGAATTTGAAGATAACGCGCCGATCCGCGTTTATGATACCTCAGGCTACTACACAGAAGCTGATGCCAGCATCGACCTGCAACGCGGTTTACCGCGCTTGCGTCAACAATGGATTGAAGCGCGCAATGACACTGAAGCGCTTGCTGGTGCCAGCTCACTGTTTGCCCAGCAGCGTCTTGCCGACGAAGGCTTAGACCATATCCGTTTTGAGCATCTACCTAAGCCGAAAAGAGCTTTGGCGGGACGTTGTGTCACCCAAATGCATTACGCCCGCTCAGGCGTGATCACCCCTGAGATGGAATACATTGCGCTGCGTGAAAATATGGGCCGAGCTGAAGTGGCAGCGGAGCTGGCTGTGCAACATCCGGGCGAGGCATTTGGCGCGAATTTACCAAAGCAGATAACAGCGGAATTTGTTCGTAACGAAGTGGCTGAAGGGCGGGCGATTATTCCAGCCAATATCAATCACCCAGAGTCGGAGCCGATGATTATTGGCCGTAATTTTTTGGTCAAGGTGAATGCCAATATCGGTAACTCGGCGGTGACCTCTTCGATTGAGGAAGAGGTAGAGAAGCTGGTGTGGTCAACCCGCTGGGGCGCCGACACTGTGATGGACCTGTCAACGGGTCGCTATATTCACGAAACCCGTGAGTGGATCATCCGTAATAGCCCGGTGCCGATTGGCACCGTACCTATCTATCAGGCGCTGGAAAAAGTGAAAGGGGTGGCGGAAGATCTCACTTGGGACGTATTCCGTGACACCTTGATTGAGCAGTGTGAACAGGGCGTTGATTACTTCACCATTCATGCCGGCGTGTTGCTGGCCTATGTGCCGATGACGGCGAAGCGGATGACAGGTATCGTTTCCCGTGGTGGTTCAATCATGGCTAAATGGTGCTTATCTCACCATCAGGAAAACTTCCTCTATAGCCACTTCCGCGATATTTGCGAAATCTGTGCTGCCTATGACGTTTCCCTCAGCCTGGGTGATGGCTTGCGTCCCGGCTCGGTCGCCGATGCTAACGATCAGGCACAATTCAGTGAACTCTATACCTTGGGTGAGCTGACCAAAATCGCTTGGGAATATGATGTGCAGGTGATGATCGAAGGTCCTGGTCATGTGCCGATGCAGTTGATCAAGGAGAACATGGATAAGCAGCTCTCTGCCTGCCATGAAGCGCCCTTCTATACGCTGGGGCCGCTGACCACTGATATTGCGCCCGGCTATGATCACATCACATCAGGTATTGGTGCTGCGCAGATCGGTTGGTACGGCTGCGCTATGCTGTGTTACGTAACGCCAAAAGAGCACCTTGGCTTGCCAAATAAAGCCGATGTGAAAGAGGGATTGATCACTTACAAAATCGCTGCGCATGCGGCCGATTTAGCCAAAGGCCATCCCGGTGCTCAAGTGCGGGACAACGCGCTCTCCAAAGCACGTTTTGAGTTCCGCTGGGAAGACCAATTTAATCTCTCCCTTGACCCCGATACCGCCCGTGCTTATCACGATGAAACAATCCCCCAGCAGTCGGGCAAGCTGGCGCACTTCTGTTCCATGTGTGGGCCGAAATTCTGCTCGATGAAGATCTCTCAAGAGGTGCGTGAATTTGCCGCCAAGCAGGAGCAGATCAGCATAAAGCTGCTGGATGAAACTATTACGGTGGCAGTGGACAGTGTCGAAGGAGCCGAGCAGGGGATGGCGAAGATGTCTGAAACCTTCCGCCAGCAAGGCAGCGAACTTTACAAAGCGCCGACTGATGTTGCCGCTGCAGAAGGGGAGAAAGTCAGCGAATGA
- the thiE gene encoding thiamine phosphate synthase codes for MITPYTCGGELVASGGEGQVSAIVWAIGGSDCSAGAGIQADLQAINGLGAHGCTVITAVTAQNSVAVSQVNPVSDLVLQSQLDVLLADLPPRIIKIGLLATVSQVVMVSQWLQQLKQTSAQTGHRVPLVVYDPVAVASSGDNLVTESTLTAVTKHLLPWIDLLTPNAMEAALLAGMALQDGVLPEPVIKQLLALGVGSVLLKGGHYQLLADHCLDYWSNGDSQRYLSAPRLDTAHGHGTGCSLASAIAAIWAQGYALEDALVFARGYLQQGLAAAVSVGAGAGPVKHLGWPTDSVMLPRVGASLAELTASDELVSPVPFAPCPQRLGLYPVVDSVAWLARLLAAGVKTLQLRIKDPQSPDLRQKIAAAVALGHQYQARLFINDHWQLAIELGAYGVHLGQEDLQTADLAAIKRAGLRLGISTHGIYELLRAAQLRPSYLALGHIFATQTKQMPSQPQGLFRLAQQVQLLPNTPLVAIGGIDAERASAVMNTGVGSFAVVSAITKATAAESMIAKLQHIAGDPVAVTEINRMTGACL; via the coding sequence ATGATCACCCCTTATACCTGTGGTGGTGAGCTGGTTGCCAGTGGTGGAGAAGGCCAAGTCTCTGCCATCGTTTGGGCCATTGGTGGTTCGGATTGTAGTGCGGGAGCCGGTATTCAAGCAGATCTGCAGGCGATTAATGGCTTAGGTGCCCATGGTTGTACTGTGATCACCGCGGTGACGGCGCAGAACTCGGTGGCCGTTTCTCAGGTTAATCCTGTGTCTGATCTGGTACTGCAATCTCAGCTGGATGTGTTGCTTGCGGATCTGCCACCGCGGATCATCAAGATCGGCTTGTTGGCCACGGTGTCACAAGTGGTCATGGTCAGCCAATGGCTGCAGCAGTTAAAACAAACATCGGCGCAAACAGGGCATCGCGTACCGCTGGTGGTCTATGACCCCGTTGCGGTGGCGAGTAGCGGAGACAACTTAGTTACTGAGTCCACGTTGACTGCGGTTACTAAACACTTGCTACCTTGGATCGATCTACTCACGCCGAACGCCATGGAGGCCGCACTGTTAGCGGGTATGGCATTGCAAGATGGTGTGCTACCGGAACCCGTGATCAAGCAACTACTGGCGCTGGGCGTCGGGTCGGTCTTGCTCAAAGGTGGGCATTATCAACTGCTGGCTGATCACTGTTTGGATTATTGGAGCAATGGAGACAGTCAGCGCTATCTTTCAGCGCCACGTTTGGACACCGCCCATGGCCATGGTACGGGGTGTAGTTTGGCTAGCGCCATCGCGGCGATCTGGGCGCAAGGATATGCATTAGAAGATGCCCTGGTGTTTGCCCGTGGTTATCTGCAGCAGGGCTTAGCTGCGGCAGTGTCAGTGGGTGCTGGCGCCGGCCCTGTAAAGCATTTGGGATGGCCAACGGATAGCGTTATGTTGCCGCGAGTTGGTGCATCGCTGGCTGAGTTAACAGCGTCGGATGAGCTGGTTTCGCCAGTACCTTTTGCACCTTGCCCGCAACGCTTGGGTTTATATCCGGTGGTCGATTCTGTTGCTTGGCTTGCGCGTTTGCTCGCGGCGGGCGTTAAGACATTGCAGCTGCGGATTAAGGATCCTCAGTCGCCAGATCTGCGCCAGAAGATAGCGGCAGCGGTGGCTCTTGGGCATCAATATCAAGCGCGTCTGTTTATTAATGATCACTGGCAGTTAGCTATCGAGTTGGGTGCCTATGGTGTTCATCTGGGACAGGAAGATCTACAAACCGCCGATCTGGCAGCCATTAAGCGCGCTGGATTGCGTTTGGGCATCAGTACCCATGGTATCTATGAGCTGCTACGTGCTGCCCAGTTGCGACCTAGCTACTTGGCGCTTGGCCATATCTTTGCCACCCAAACCAAGCAGATGCCTTCTCAGCCTCAGGGGTTATTTCGCCTGGCGCAGCAGGTGCAACTGCTACCCAATACGCCGCTGGTGGCCATTGGCGGCATTGATGCCGAACGCGCCAGCGCAGTGATGAACACTGGGGTGGGGAGCTTCGCGGTAGTCAGTGCGATCACTAAAGCCACTGCGGCGGAATCGATGATTGCGAAATTACAGCATATTGCCGGTGATCCTGTGGCCGTTACTGAGATAAATAGAATGACAGGAGCCTGCTTATGA
- the thiS gene encoding sulfur carrier protein ThiS, which produces MITVKVNGEAVDCPVSSTVADLLRLTEVDPLGVAIAVNQQVLPRAQWHQHELVGDEELQLFKAIAGG; this is translated from the coding sequence ATGATCACTGTAAAAGTAAACGGTGAGGCGGTGGACTGCCCTGTCAGCTCGACCGTCGCCGATCTGTTGCGGTTAACTGAAGTCGACCCCCTTGGGGTGGCGATTGCAGTCAATCAACAGGTGTTACCAAGGGCGCAGTGGCATCAACATGAGTTGGTTGGCGATGAAGAGTTGCAGCTATTTAAGGCGATCGCCGGTGGCTAA
- a CDS encoding thiazole synthase — translation MLSIAKKQFSSRLFSGTGKFASRQSMTDALLASGSELVTMAMKRVDFNASDDDILQPLIDAGVSLLPNTSGAKSAEEAVFAANLAREALGTEWVKLEIHPDPKYLLPDPIETLSAAETLVKQGFVVMPYVHADPVLCKRLEEVGCAAVMPLGSPIGSNQGLRTREFLEIIIEQAHVPVVVDAGIGAPSDAALAMELGADAVLVNTAIAVAADPVAMARAFKLAVEAGRMAYEAGLAGRQSAAVASSPLTAFLDQPLEAL, via the coding sequence ATGTTAAGCATAGCGAAGAAGCAATTCAGCAGTCGGTTATTCTCCGGCACCGGTAAGTTTGCCAGTCGTCAATCGATGACCGACGCATTGCTGGCCAGTGGCAGTGAGTTGGTCACCATGGCGATGAAACGGGTGGACTTTAACGCCAGTGATGACGATATCTTGCAGCCTCTGATCGATGCGGGTGTGTCACTACTGCCCAATACCTCTGGTGCTAAAAGCGCCGAAGAAGCGGTGTTTGCAGCCAATTTGGCGCGCGAGGCGTTAGGTACCGAATGGGTTAAGCTGGAGATCCATCCGGATCCCAAATACCTACTGCCAGATCCTATTGAAACCCTATCAGCAGCAGAAACGTTGGTGAAACAGGGCTTTGTGGTGATGCCTTATGTTCATGCCGATCCAGTGCTGTGTAAACGGCTAGAGGAGGTGGGTTGTGCGGCAGTCATGCCATTGGGATCTCCCATAGGTTCGAACCAAGGGCTGCGTACCCGAGAGTTCTTAGAGATTATTATTGAGCAGGCTCACGTGCCTGTGGTGGTTGATGCTGGCATCGGTGCGCCATCTGATGCGGCCCTGGCGATGGAGCTGGGCGCTGATGCGGTGCTGGTGAATACCGCCATTGCCGTTGCCGCGGATCCGGTCGCCATGGCTCGGGCATTTAAACTGGCGGTAGAGGCTGGACGGATGGCCTATGAAGCGGGTTTGGCTGGGCGTCAATCTGCGGCAGTGGCTAGTAGCCCATTGACTGCGTTTCTGGATCAACCGCTGGAGGCGCTGTGA
- the thiH gene encoding 2-iminoacetate synthase ThiH, translating into MSFAELIADWDWDDLSLTINGKTAADVRRALAKPKRDLNDFQALISPAAEPFLEQMAQQAAQLTRQRFGNTIQLYIPLYLSNMCSNICTYCGFSMHNPIRRKTLDMVELRREAEAIKQMGFDHLLLVTGESERKVGMAYFAQALPLLREYFSHISMEVQPLAQDEYEQLISLGLDTVLVYQETYHRRTYAEHHTKGKKRDFDWRLATAERLGRAGINKIGLGALIGLDDWRVDSFHVAAHLHYLEQQFWKTRYSLSFPRLRPCTGGLQPKSIMNDRQLVQLICAYRLLNSQVEISLSTRESATFRDQVLPLGITTMSAFSQTQPGGYADGVKPQLEQFEISDERRPEQVVASISRLGFQPVWKDWDRALT; encoded by the coding sequence GTGAGTTTTGCCGAGCTGATCGCCGATTGGGATTGGGATGATTTGTCTCTCACTATCAATGGCAAAACCGCCGCTGACGTGCGGCGTGCGTTAGCTAAACCTAAGCGTGATCTGAATGATTTTCAGGCACTGATCTCCCCTGCTGCTGAGCCGTTTCTGGAACAGATGGCACAGCAAGCCGCTCAGCTAACTCGGCAGCGATTTGGTAATACCATTCAGCTCTATATTCCACTGTACCTGTCAAACATGTGCAGCAATATTTGCACCTACTGTGGTTTTTCGATGCACAACCCGATACGCCGGAAAACCCTTGATATGGTCGAGCTGCGTCGTGAAGCGGAAGCGATTAAACAGATGGGATTTGACCACCTGTTGTTAGTCACTGGCGAGTCGGAACGTAAGGTGGGGATGGCGTATTTCGCCCAGGCGCTACCGCTGTTGCGAGAGTATTTCTCCCATATCTCCATGGAAGTGCAGCCGCTGGCGCAAGATGAGTATGAACAGCTGATCAGTCTGGGGCTTGATACCGTGTTGGTGTATCAGGAGACCTATCATCGTCGTACTTATGCTGAGCACCATACCAAAGGGAAAAAGCGGGATTTTGATTGGCGTCTTGCAACCGCTGAACGTTTGGGGCGTGCCGGTATCAACAAAATTGGTTTAGGCGCGCTGATTGGCTTAGATGACTGGCGGGTGGATAGCTTTCATGTTGCTGCGCACCTGCACTATCTGGAGCAACAGTTCTGGAAAACACGTTATAGCTTGTCATTTCCGCGTTTGCGCCCTTGCACCGGAGGACTGCAACCAAAATCGATCATGAACGACCGTCAGTTGGTGCAGTTGATCTGTGCTTATCGTTTGCTTAATTCGCAAGTGGAGATATCGCTGTCGACGAGAGAATCGGCGACGTTCCGTGATCAAGTCTTGCCGCTGGGGATCACCACCATGAGCGCGTTTTCGCAAACCCAACCGGGCGGCTACGCCGATGGGGTTAAACCACAATTAGAACAGTTTGAGATCTCTGACGAACGCCGCCCAGAACAGGTGGTGGCCAGTATTAGTCGCTTGGGTTTTCAGCCGGTGTGGAAGGATTGGGATCGGGCGTTGACTTGA
- a CDS encoding Rrf2 family transcriptional regulator codes for MRLTTYTDFGLRTLIYLALLPADKQTSIAKVSAHYQVSRNHMVKVIHKLATLGYVSSTRGKGGGIKLGLAAEEVCIGDVVRALESALDGIDCQSPACCLTPACRLKFALTRAVDAFLEVLDQYTLADLVENKDDLIPLLWQDGLPE; via the coding sequence ATGCGATTGACCACCTACACCGACTTTGGTTTGCGAACACTTATCTATCTGGCGTTATTGCCGGCTGATAAGCAGACCAGCATTGCCAAGGTCTCGGCGCACTATCAGGTCTCCCGTAATCATATGGTGAAAGTGATACATAAGCTGGCCACGCTCGGCTATGTGTCATCAACCCGGGGCAAGGGCGGTGGTATAAAGCTGGGGTTGGCCGCTGAAGAGGTCTGTATCGGTGATGTGGTTAGAGCGTTGGAGAGCGCACTGGATGGTATTGATTGCCAGTCTCCTGCGTGCTGTTTAACGCCCGCCTGCCGTCTCAAATTTGCCTTAACGCGCGCTGTTGATGCGTTTCTTGAAGTGCTGGATCAGTACACGCTGGCAGACTTGGTTGAGAACAAAGATGACCTAATCCCGCTGCTATGGCAGGACGGACTCCCGGAGTAA
- a CDS encoding HAD-IA family hydrolase, whose protein sequence is MNFSDYSHYDALIFDMDGTLLDTMALHEQAWRDTLTFIDLPVLPELMRSLVGLPTLRTMEIIAETAGIAARDFTPGVGFKQQRVDALMLQGVATTPIVDIAHYYLGKKPQAVGTGSGTEEAHSLLKIAGIAELFSVVIGADRVTRHKPDPDTFLLAAQELAVDPKRCVVFEDGDAGIDAARAAGMDAVDIRAFWQPKPGYFE, encoded by the coding sequence ATGAATTTTTCCGACTATTCCCACTACGACGCTCTGATTTTCGATATGGACGGCACGCTGCTCGACACCATGGCGTTGCATGAACAAGCCTGGCGCGACACCTTAACCTTTATCGATCTGCCAGTACTGCCAGAACTAATGCGCTCATTGGTCGGGTTGCCGACCCTGCGCACCATGGAGATCATCGCTGAGACCGCCGGTATCGCAGCGCGTGATTTCACACCGGGCGTCGGCTTTAAGCAACAACGGGTGGATGCGCTCATGCTGCAAGGCGTCGCCACCACGCCGATCGTCGATATTGCCCACTATTACTTAGGCAAAAAACCACAAGCGGTCGGTACTGGCTCAGGTACAGAAGAAGCCCACAGCTTATTGAAAATCGCCGGGATCGCCGAGCTGTTTTCTGTGGTGATAGGTGCGGATCGGGTCACCAGACACAAACCTGATCCAGATACTTTTTTACTGGCGGCACAAGAGTTAGCCGTAGATCCGAAACGTTGCGTGGTGTTTGAAGATGGCGATGCTGGCATTGACGCCGCACGGGCAGCGGGAATGGATGCTGTTGATATTCGAGCCTTTTGGCAGCCAAAACCCGGCTACTTTGAATAA
- a CDS encoding diacylglycerol/lipid kinase family protein — protein sequence MTLVNWGKSMYAVIVNPLSGSGQALSLAKRVMQRIEQSGHKGRLLHCYALENLATQLKHAADAGVTNLVIVGGDGTAHQIINRLPHLDFNIGFVSAGSGNDLVRSLELGTCETEQIDIALFTPTQDMPLGRCNGSYFLTSVGLGFEGFVAHRVAGRRGGRRAAYHSAILGSLFGYHPHRAKFVNCKWKSDEQFLMCSVANSAFSGGGYKVAPNASLQNNELSLIRLAPMGTWSRLPMMFKVAKGAHVSAPEVQQVNLDTLEIRSETRIPAHIDGEPFFANRFRFSSANETIRVRCLGLR from the coding sequence TTGACGTTAGTTAACTGGGGCAAATCGATGTATGCGGTGATTGTTAATCCACTCAGTGGCAGTGGTCAGGCGCTCAGCCTGGCAAAGCGAGTAATGCAACGAATCGAACAATCGGGTCATAAAGGCCGCTTGTTGCACTGCTATGCTTTGGAGAATCTCGCAACCCAGTTAAAACATGCTGCTGACGCCGGAGTCACTAACTTGGTGATCGTTGGTGGTGATGGTACCGCCCATCAAATTATCAATCGTTTACCCCATCTGGATTTCAATATTGGCTTTGTTTCTGCGGGTAGCGGTAATGACCTGGTGCGTTCGCTTGAGCTGGGTACCTGCGAGACTGAGCAGATAGATATTGCCCTGTTTACCCCGACTCAGGATATGCCGCTGGGACGCTGCAATGGCAGCTACTTTCTCACTTCGGTCGGATTAGGATTTGAAGGCTTTGTCGCCCATCGAGTGGCAGGGCGTCGCGGCGGCCGCCGCGCTGCTTACCACAGTGCTATTTTAGGTAGCCTATTTGGCTATCATCCGCACCGCGCTAAGTTTGTAAATTGTAAGTGGAAGAGTGACGAACAGTTTCTCATGTGTTCGGTGGCTAACAGCGCATTCAGTGGCGGTGGTTACAAGGTGGCGCCGAACGCCAGCCTGCAGAACAATGAACTGTCTTTAATACGTTTGGCGCCTATGGGTACCTGGTCACGCCTGCCGATGATGTTCAAAGTCGCTAAAGGGGCGCATGTCTCTGCTCCTGAGGTGCAACAAGTCAACTTGGACACCCTAGAGATCCGCTCAGAAACGCGGATCCCGGCGCATATTGATGGTGAACCGTTTTTCGCTAATCGTTTTCGCTTTTCCAGTGCCAATGAAACCATCCGGGTGCGTTGCCTCGGACTCCGCTAG
- a CDS encoding HesA/MoeB/ThiF family protein has protein sequence MLTNQEQLRYSRHLLLDDIGEAGQLKLKAASVLIIGMGGLGCPVAQYLVAAGVGRLLLADGDQLDLSNLQRQILYRSDDIGEDKVDLAQQTLQQLNDEIMLEAIPEHLDEGMLNEYIPEVDLVLDCSDNFATRHAVNRVCRQHGVLLITAAAIRFEGQLSAFDHTDCDAPCYHCLYPETTDAPRLNCSNSGVVGPLLGVMGSLQALEAVKALLGQPLTSLHQLRLFDGKTLQWHNFSINKDPQCPVCAK, from the coding sequence ATGCTCACCAACCAAGAACAGCTTCGCTATAGCCGCCACCTCCTGCTCGATGATATTGGCGAGGCGGGTCAGTTAAAATTGAAAGCCGCCAGTGTGCTCATCATCGGTATGGGTGGGTTAGGCTGTCCGGTGGCGCAATACTTGGTAGCCGCGGGGGTTGGCAGGTTATTGTTAGCCGATGGTGACCAGCTTGATCTCAGTAACTTGCAGCGGCAGATCCTTTATCGCAGCGATGATATCGGCGAAGACAAGGTCGACTTAGCACAGCAGACACTGCAGCAATTGAATGACGAGATCATGCTGGAGGCGATCCCCGAACATCTCGATGAAGGGATGCTGAATGAGTATATTCCCGAGGTCGATCTGGTGTTGGATTGCAGCGATAATTTCGCTACTCGTCACGCGGTTAATCGTGTGTGTCGCCAGCATGGTGTGCTCCTGATTACGGCGGCGGCGATCCGGTTTGAGGGTCAACTGAGTGCGTTTGACCATACTGACTGCGATGCGCCTTGCTATCACTGCTTGTACCCTGAAACGACCGATGCACCGCGGCTCAATTGCAGTAACAGTGGTGTGGTGGGGCCTTTGCTGGGTGTGATGGGTAGCTTGCAGGCGTTAGAAGCCGTTAAGGCGCTGCTGGGGCAGCCGTTAACTAGCTTACATCAGCTCCGTTTATTTGATGGTAAAACCCTGCAGTGGCATAACTTCAGCATCAATAAAGATCCACAGTGTCCCGTTTGCGCAAAGTGA
- a CDS encoding glutathione peroxidase: protein MSDLYGFEATNNRGETVSLADYQGKVLLIVNTASACGFTPQYEGLENLYKTYAAQGFEVLAFPCNQFGGQEQGSDAEIAQFCDLNFHISFPLFSKIEVNGDNTAPLFAYLKKNAKGLLGSERIKWNFTKFLVNRQGKVIKRFATATKPEQMTSAIEAALAE, encoded by the coding sequence ATGAGTGATCTTTACGGCTTCGAAGCCACCAATAATCGTGGTGAGACTGTCTCACTGGCTGACTATCAGGGCAAAGTGCTGTTGATTGTTAATACCGCCAGCGCGTGCGGCTTTACGCCGCAATATGAGGGCTTGGAAAATCTATATAAAACGTACGCTGCACAAGGGTTTGAGGTGTTGGCGTTTCCCTGCAACCAGTTTGGTGGCCAAGAGCAAGGCAGTGATGCCGAGATCGCTCAGTTTTGCGATCTCAATTTCCACATCAGCTTTCCACTGTTTAGCAAAATTGAAGTGAACGGAGACAATACTGCACCGCTGTTTGCTTATCTTAAAAAGAATGCCAAAGGGCTGCTTGGTAGTGAACGGATTAAGTGGAACTTCACTAAATTCTTGGTCAACCGGCAGGGCAAGGTGATTAAACGTTTTGCGACGGCGACTAAGCCAGAGCAGATGACCTCTGCCATTGAAGCTGCGTTGGCGGAGTAA
- a CDS encoding flagellar brake domain-containing protein — protein MSEQTKDTVTDRQLVIDTLNRLRPADLLDFQFGIGSKPRLKCKLIGYEETKYIVVAIPELARVSYKDQLTLGNGCIVRAIIEGDAGQCIAFKSTINGVINHPQALLFVDYPKQVQMFSLRNQIRITTHVPATLIYTTTDAAGKDESTEAFHGTIIDLSVGGCRLKLPWHLGQGRLSAQEVLVKILFPSRPDEPLLIEGEVKSQNRHDGKHITLGIKFGEIQELIELFNQLGIEENDIS, from the coding sequence GTGAGCGAACAAACCAAAGATACCGTTACCGACCGTCAACTGGTGATTGATACGCTGAATCGACTGCGCCCTGCCGATCTATTGGACTTTCAATTCGGCATTGGCAGCAAACCCAGGCTCAAATGCAAACTGATTGGCTACGAAGAGACCAAGTATATCGTTGTCGCAATCCCGGAGTTAGCCAGGGTCAGTTACAAAGATCAGCTAACTCTTGGTAATGGCTGTATCGTTCGTGCAATTATCGAAGGGGATGCCGGTCAATGCATCGCTTTCAAATCCACCATAAACGGCGTCATCAATCACCCACAAGCATTGCTGTTCGTCGACTATCCAAAACAAGTGCAGATGTTCAGCCTGCGTAACCAAATACGTATTACTACCCACGTACCAGCCACCTTGATATACACCACCACTGACGCAGCGGGTAAAGATGAGTCTACCGAAGCGTTTCACGGTACCATTATTGACCTATCCGTTGGCGGTTGCCGACTTAAACTGCCTTGGCATCTTGGTCAGGGCCGCCTATCAGCGCAAGAGGTGCTGGTAAAGATCCTCTTTCCATCACGCCCCGATGAGCCGTTATTGATTGAAGGGGAAGTGAAGAGCCAAAACCGCCACGACGGTAAGCATATTACCCTAGGGATAAAATTTGGTGAGATTCAGGAGTTGATCGAGCTGTTTAATCAGTTAGGCATAGAGGAGAATGATATCAGCTAA
- a CDS encoding mechanosensitive ion channel family protein, protein MEEQLEQSMDQGVTLLTTLTEKAIEVAVLYGPKLLLAIVVLFVGLSVIKGMLKVMDAAIGRAKVEPTLASFLHSITSVILKTILIIIFASMIGVETASLIAMLGAAGLAIGLALQGSLANFAGGVLILLFKPFKAGDVIDAQGFVGRVKEIQIFNTIMLTMDNQKVVIPNGMLSNGCVKNLFSEATRRVDLTFGISYQDDIAQAKGILDALAIEDERVLTDPGHEVYVSAHADSSVNLLLRVWVKSDDYWAVHFGLIEQVKLAFDKENVTIPFPQRDVHLHQVNS, encoded by the coding sequence ATGGAAGAACAGTTAGAACAAAGCATGGATCAAGGGGTCACCCTGCTGACCACCCTGACCGAGAAAGCGATAGAAGTTGCTGTACTTTATGGCCCGAAACTACTGCTGGCCATAGTGGTACTGTTTGTCGGCCTGTCGGTGATCAAGGGGATGCTAAAGGTGATGGACGCCGCCATTGGCCGCGCCAAAGTAGAACCAACGCTAGCAAGCTTTCTACACAGCATCACGTCGGTGATCCTGAAAACCATACTGATCATCATCTTCGCTTCAATGATTGGTGTTGAAACGGCATCTCTTATCGCGATGCTGGGTGCTGCAGGTCTAGCCATCGGTTTAGCCTTACAGGGGAGCCTGGCGAACTTTGCCGGCGGCGTATTGATCCTGCTGTTCAAACCTTTCAAAGCGGGAGATGTGATCGACGCTCAGGGTTTTGTTGGACGCGTAAAAGAGATCCAGATCTTCAACACCATCATGCTCACCATGGATAATCAAAAGGTCGTGATCCCTAATGGCATGTTGTCGAACGGCTGCGTAAAGAACCTGTTTAGCGAAGCCACCCGCCGTGTCGATCTCACCTTTGGCATCAGCTATCAAGATGACATCGCTCAGGCAAAGGGTATTTTGGATGCACTGGCGATAGAGGATGAGCGCGTACTCACGGATCCGGGGCATGAAGTTTATGTCAGCGCCCATGCCGACAGTTCGGTCAACCTGCTGTTACGCGTCTGGGTTAAATCCGATGACTATTGGGCTGTGCACTTCGGTTTAATTGAGCAGGTGAAACTGGCGTTTGATAAAGAGAATGTCACCATTCCGTTCCCACAACGAGATGTGCATCTGCATCAGGTGAATAGCTAA